The segment TTTATCTGTTTATTAATCaagtgatttttaatattttattacactaCCTTGATTGATTAACTATTTTGTGATAAAATTAATACTAAtattagaaatataataaatgaaaaacaaaatagcaaaaaaagccGGAGATTTTTGTGTAGTTGTCACTTTGAACAGCTGTTTAGTCAATGCAATATTGCcaactaattattttttagaaacagAGTTGAAATATGGTAAAAAGCAGATATTTACCgttagaatttaaattatgattttaattaattaactttaaagaaaaataatttataacagattttttgtaaattatacaaatttagaAATTACTTCCTTCATATAAtgtagaagtgaactagaactgaactagaactaaactagaactgacgtagaactgaactagaactgaactagaactgaactagaactgaactagaactgaactagaactgaactagaactgaactagaactgaactagaactgaactagaactgaactagaactgaactagaactgaactagaactgaactagaactgaactataattgaactagaactgaactagaactgaactagaactgaactagaactgaactagaattgaactagaactgaactagaactgaactaaaactaatctGGAACTTAACTtgaaatgaactaaaatttttcaaacccTAGGGTTTTAAGCTTAAAATCTTGCCTTATATgggttaaaaaagaaaatttggccTACATATTGCATAACACTACATAAACTTGAACCTCGATTTCAAGTTCAAAAAACAAGCTGAAGTATGACCCCGCAGTAAAAtgcttttaaagcaaaaatgttCACACAACCAAAACaataaactataattaaaaacaaaacaattttaataagaaattcttGAAAAATCAGCAAATAAATCTTGatattaaaaatgcatttaaataaacaaaacttaaggGAAATTCTAAACAATTAGAcagtaaagaaatttaattaacatgGGTAagatcaaaaatattaaacgaaaatttacgtattataaaatgttttattttgcttattttcagATTTCAAAACCATTTTCTTTTACACATTCATAATTTCAAGCATAATGCTAAGTTGTTGCATTGACATGGCCATTACAAAAATTGCCTATAAGAAACCAAtacatttgaaagaaaaaacttttggcaaggataaaaaggatattttattagaaatacaaACCACGGATAGTACTGTATCTTTATTATCAAAAGAAGTAGAAGATGTCATCGCAACAACTCCTTACAGCAAAGATACTTCGACGAACGATTCAAGTGAAACAACATCCAAAGAAGAAACCACCATTACCACTACCGATAATGTTAAAAGCACCCTCAATTCACCACCTGAAGATGATTTCTCCTGTACCTGTGGCATTTTCTTAAGTTCACAATTTATTAAAGGCTCAAGTGAACCACCCAAGGGAGAACCAGCGATATCATCCACCATAGAGCGTTCGTTTGCCTGCAATGCCATTGGTCAGAAACAGTGTCAAACTAAATGTTTGGAACAGGTTTGTGatggaataaatatttttgtgagttaatttgaaaattgttcttCTTTAGATTGTTCAACATTTACCTAATTCGGCTAATATTTTGTGCGCCTCTTTGGATCGTGATATACGCAAGGAACGGGCTTATTTATTTGTACGCAATTGTAGTAATAAATGGTATAATACTAATTTGGCAGCCGGAAGAGAGTATTGCTGTAAAAATGGTTTACCTTACAGTTGTTCTAAGAAATAAGTGGCtttcgtttttttaagtttagagGATTATCttgttttatagtttagtttttaagaatatgaaataaaaaaattaatattgtatgAATATTGATTGGCTATTTTTTGAGTTGATGTATCTCACATATGGAGCCAGTTATAGTACCgcgttcttgttcagttcttatttagttctagtttatatccagttcagtactagttaGTTCTAAAACAGTTCCAGTTCGGTTATAGTTAAGTTTTTGTTCCGTTCCagtactgttctagtttagttccagttcagttctagttcagttctagttctaattcagttctggttcagttattgttcagttctagttcagttctagtttagttctagttcagttctagttcagttctagttcagttcgggTGCAGTTATAaatcagtactagttcagttcttgttcagttctagttcagttcagttctagttcagttctagttcagttctagttcagttcagttctagttcagttcagttctagttctagttcagttctagttcagttctagttcaattctagttctagttcagttctagttcagttctagttcagttctagttcagttctagttcagttctagttaagttccagtttagttctatttcagttcaagtttagttatagttcagttttagttcagttctggttcagttataaatcatttctagttcagttcttgttcagttcagttctagttcagttctagttaagttctagttaagttctagtttagttctatttcagttctagtttagttatagttcagttttagttcagttctagttcagttctagttcagttctagttcagttctagttcagttctagctcagttctactcctgttctaggtcagttctagtttagtgtGGTAgatcggaggtggtgggttcgattaccacctgaggcactggttaaggaccTCACAAAGGATCCACTagaggtctaggtgtatttattcagatttgatgtatatgtgtacatcctcctttcaaactaactagtacagttctagtttagttttagttcaattccaAATCAGTTCTAGACCAGTTCTTGCTCAATTTGAGTTCCATTCTTGGAATATTCCACGATATCTATTGTGATGACTTTTACGTTCTGTACcccatttattaaataaaaaaacaatgattgcttttttctttagaaaataatttatatttaaattttcttacaagAGAGTAAGAGTGATTTTCacaaaacacaaataatttacAAACCATTGAAGTtagttacttttttttaaatcatttaagtaGTATTAAGGAATAATAAGACGCAGCcatagaaacaaatttaaaagtaaagaaaaacttattcgAAACTATACTTAATTTgagataaatacataaatataaattagtaagtagtaaaacataaaaaaacgcaaaaaaaatgtttttaaaatataaatgttgaaaaattttacaaaaaaaaatgacatgaaaattaaatgaaaatgttaaaacacaAATGATAAATGaacttgaaataataataaatgaaaaaaaaaacgatgttAAGAAAAAGACTGCTTTTGAGGgggatatatttgaaaataatgtttAGACGGTTAGTTAGCAGTCTTATAAAGATTGAGgcttttctttacattttaagAAATCAGGTTTTACTATGcaatgattttgttttcattgcaatcatgtttgttgctttttttagttaagtttatatataaataaaattttaattaagtttaacacatgtaaaattatttaaaagtaatttgaattaaaattcatgtaaaaaacatacaacttaaataaacaaaacgttTAAACGGTAGATAAAGAgttaataaaaagatttttataagtttGAGGCACACTATAGGAGTAGTAGAGTAGTTAATCATTAAAGAATTTCTTTTTGGCGGTAGCAGTATCAAAATTTATGGTAGAtaatctaaaatatataaatgttttatataggacaaactataaaataaaattaaagcaatttaacTTACCTGGCCATTTTGGGTGTTAAAAATGTTGAGGCATTGATAGTTGAATGTGTTGTTAAGAATGTTTCTTCAGCATTAATTTcctttgttgtagttttattatgatttttaattttttgcggtgatttaaattgattttccgCATCAGATGTTTCGCTAGTCACATCATTCGCTTCCTCCTTAATGGCAATATCTTCATTCTCATCATCGTCCGATTTTTGATTGGTGGTCGTCGGTGTTGCACGATTTTTACATTTATCCGTACAGCTACAGCTTACCGTACATTTCTGATTGATCGAATTACATCCGCAACGTTTCTTTCCGCAGTCACCACGGCATTTGCAGCCCTTGGACTTCCGCTGGTGCTTACCCTTGCCAGATGTGTTTGCAATTTGTCTAAATGTTCCTGTATCAGTGGTGTCAAAGGTGATCTGTTGTCTGAGGCCATTGTCCTCATCCATACTATGGGAGATGTAGGACTGTGTGAGGGAGTTTTGTGAGGTTTGGGAGGTTCGACGACGCATGTTCTAAAATCAAGACgtatcttttttttgtttacccCATTATTCGAAAATGGTaaagtgtttgttgttgttgttgtttttatttttctacttacATTTGGACGTTTCCGAACCATGGGTGTTTTAATCCAATCAGGATCATCTTCGGATTCATCAAAATCTTCTTCTTCGCTTTCGGTAAAGTCTTCTTCTTCCTCAACTTCTTCTTCGTCCATGGGTTCGGTTTTAATGGCGGGGGAAATTTTCTGCGAgatagagaaagaaaaaaattgattgtttttagaaattataaaattcatgtgGAAACGTTTTGGGATTTTTATGGAATataaagcttttcataaaatgttttttttttgagtatttaaataaaaataaaaaatttggatatttagaaaaatttagatGAAATTTCAATTCACaattaaatgaacaaaattcacaaaaatgttggtcaaatttcgaaatttacataaattctggggaaatttctatatttcaaaaaaaaagtattataattttaatactaacagaattttgtaaaaaaaattgctgaaatttaaaaatttacaaaaaatttggatgaaaaaattttaaaaattcacaattttgtaaaatttttaaaaaatttaatgaaatttagtaattcaaatttattttgatgaaGTTTtggtaaaatgtaaaaattcaccaaaaaaaatgtgtaaaatttaaaaattcacaaaaaaattgtttaaaatttggaaattttccaaaatttttgtttaaattcgaaaaatttaaatttagaaaaatcttgataaaaatttaaaaattcttaaaaactgTAATGAAAATTAGAAATTCacattaattttgaatttgatgaaattttgggtgaaatttaaaaaaaaaaatgtttaaaatttgaaaattttcaaaactttttgtttaaattcgaaaatttgcaaaaattttagtaaaaatcaaaaattcacaaaaattttaataaatattaataattcgtaaaaaatttaatggaatttagaaattcacataatttttttttaaatttggaaattttcaaaaatttttgtttaaattcgaaaaatttaaaaatttacaaaaattttgataaaaaattaaaaattcctaaaaactGTAATGAAAATTAGAAATTCacgtaaattttgaatttgatgaaattttgtgtgaaaattaaaaataaaaaattgtgtga is part of the Lucilia cuprina isolate Lc7/37 chromosome 3, ASM2204524v1, whole genome shotgun sequence genome and harbors:
- the LOC111675263 gene encoding follicle cell protein 3C-1; the protein is MDFKTIFFYTFIISSIMLSCCIDMAITKIAYKKPIHLKEKTFGKDKKDILLEIQTTDSTVSLLSKEVEDVIATTPYSKDTSTNDSSETTSKEETTITTTDNVKSTLNSPPEDDFSCTCGIFLSSQFIKGSSEPPKGEPAISSTIERSFACNAIGQKQCQTKCLEQIVQHLPNSANILCASLDRDIRKERAYLFVRNCSNKWYNTNLAAGREYCCKNGLPYSCSKK